In one Pseudomonas sp. R84 genomic region, the following are encoded:
- a CDS encoding PTS fructose-like transporter subunit IIB, with the protein MKLAIVTACPNGMVTSVLCARLLDAAAQRQGWSTSVEVVDAAHPERELSAATIAAAEWVLLVATGAIDMTRFVGKRVFQIAPAQALQDVEAVLRRGAEEAEVYVAGAAEPVADAPRAPRIVAITACPTGVAHTFMAAEALQQTAKRLGYDLQVETQGSVGAKTPLSAAAIAEADVVLLAADIEVATERFAGKKIYRCGTGIALKQSEATLKKALAEGAVESAASDGKAPAKQEKTGIYKHLLTGVSFMLPMVVAGGLMIALSFVFGITAFKEEGTLAAALMQIGGETAFKLMVPLLAGYIAYSIADRPGLAPGMIGGLLASTLGAGFIGGIVAGFIAGYAAKAISRYVALPQSLEALKPILIIPLFASLFTGLVMIYVVGKPVAGMLGALTHFLDSMGTTNAILLGVLLGGMMCVDLGGPINKAAYAFSVGLLASQSYAPMAATMAAGMVPPIGLGIATFIARRKFAQTEREAGKAALVLGLCFISEGAIPFAAKDPLRVIPASIAGGALTGALSMYFGCKLMAPHGGLFVLAIPNAINHALLYLLAIVAGSLLTAVVYATVKRPEAVELALEPAKA; encoded by the coding sequence ATGAAATTAGCCATTGTTACGGCTTGCCCGAACGGCATGGTCACCAGTGTGCTGTGCGCGCGTTTGCTCGATGCGGCGGCGCAGCGTCAGGGCTGGAGCACCAGCGTTGAAGTGGTCGATGCGGCGCACCCGGAACGCGAGTTGTCGGCGGCGACCATTGCGGCGGCCGAGTGGGTTTTGCTGGTCGCCACAGGCGCGATCGACATGACGCGTTTTGTCGGTAAACGTGTTTTCCAGATTGCCCCGGCGCAGGCGTTGCAGGATGTTGAAGCGGTGCTGCGTCGTGGCGCTGAAGAGGCTGAGGTTTACGTCGCCGGCGCGGCTGAACCGGTTGCTGATGCGCCGCGTGCGCCACGCATCGTCGCGATTACCGCGTGCCCGACCGGTGTCGCCCACACCTTCATGGCCGCCGAAGCCTTGCAGCAAACCGCCAAGCGTCTGGGCTATGACTTGCAAGTCGAAACCCAAGGCTCGGTGGGCGCGAAAACCCCGTTGAGCGCAGCGGCGATTGCTGAAGCTGACGTGGTGTTACTGGCGGCGGATATCGAAGTCGCCACCGAGCGTTTCGCCGGCAAGAAAATCTATCGTTGCGGCACTGGCATTGCGTTGAAACAATCCGAAGCCACACTGAAAAAAGCCTTGGCCGAAGGTGCTGTGGAAAGCGCCGCGAGTGACGGCAAGGCACCGGCCAAGCAAGAAAAAACCGGCATCTATAAACACCTGCTGACCGGTGTGTCTTTCATGCTGCCGATGGTCGTGGCAGGTGGTTTGATGATTGCGCTGTCGTTCGTGTTCGGCATCACCGCGTTCAAGGAGGAAGGCACGCTGGCCGCTGCGCTAATGCAGATCGGCGGCGAGACCGCGTTCAAATTGATGGTGCCGTTGCTGGCGGGTTACATCGCTTATTCGATTGCTGACCGTCCGGGCCTGGCGCCGGGGATGATTGGTGGATTGCTTGCCAGTACCTTGGGCGCCGGGTTTATCGGCGGCATCGTCGCCGGGTTTATCGCCGGTTACGCGGCGAAGGCGATCAGTCGTTATGTCGCCTTGCCGCAAAGTCTAGAGGCGCTGAAACCGATTCTGATCATCCCGTTGTTCGCCAGTCTGTTTACCGGGCTGGTGATGATTTACGTGGTCGGCAAACCGGTCGCAGGCATGCTCGGTGCGCTCACGCATTTCCTCGACAGCATGGGCACCACCAACGCGATTCTGCTCGGTGTGCTGCTCGGCGGCATGATGTGCGTCGACCTCGGCGGGCCGATCAACAAAGCCGCGTACGCGTTCTCGGTGGGGCTGCTGGCGTCGCAGAGTTATGCGCCGATGGCCGCGACCATGGCCGCCGGGATGGTGCCGCCGATTGGCCTGGGCATCGCCACGTTTATTGCGCGGCGCAAGTTTGCTCAGACCGAGCGCGAGGCCGGGAAAGCGGCGCTGGTGCTGGGGCTGTGCTTTATCTCCGAAGGCGCGATTCCGTTTGCCGCGAAAGACCCGTTGCGGGTGATTCCGGCGAGCATTGCCGGTGGTGCGTTGACCGGTGCGTTGTCGATGTATTTCGGCTGCAAACTGATGGCGCCGCACGGTGGCTTGTTTGTGCTGGCGATTCCGAATGCGATCAATCATGCGTTGTTGTATTTGCTGGCGATTGTCGCGGGGAGTTTGTTGACCGCTGTGGTCTATGCGACGGTCAAACGCCCCGAGGCCGTCGAGCTGGCGCTGGAACCGGCGAAGGCCTGA
- a CDS encoding alkaline phosphatase D family protein, which yields MSDFNPGRRRVMQVVGAGLLMPSLAPAVIASVKDRPQLTDGVQSGDLQGDRAMIWSRSDRPAHMVVEWDTRSQFRHPRRVISALADARTDFTARVELTGLPAGQAIFYRVYFKDAQTGVASEPWLGHLRSAPTARRNIRFVWSGDTVGQGFGINPDIGGMRIYEAMRLRLPDFFIHSGDTIYADGPVPAQLTTENGRVWRNLTTEAKSKVAQTLDDYRGNYRYNLMDENIRRFNAEVPQIWQWDDHEVVNNWSPGKQLDERYQEKDIHTLVGRARKAWLEYSPMRLQTADGGGRIYRKLSYGPMLDVFVLDMRSYRGANDDNLGAAKPFLGREQLDWLKRGLKKSKAQWKVIAADMPIGLGVPDGEVSPGVARWEAVANGDPGPAQGREVEIAELLGFLRAQHVRNFVFLTADVHYCAAHHYHPDRAAFQDFEPFWEFVAGPLNAGSFGPNPLDKTFGPEVVFEKAPPAQNTSPFAGFQFFGEVNIEGGSGEMSVVLRDLNGVAVFEKKLQPV from the coding sequence ATGAGCGATTTCAACCCCGGTCGCCGGCGTGTCATGCAAGTCGTCGGCGCCGGTCTGCTGATGCCAAGCCTGGCGCCGGCGGTGATTGCCTCGGTCAAGGACCGCCCGCAGTTGACCGATGGCGTGCAATCCGGCGACCTGCAAGGTGACCGCGCGATGATCTGGAGCCGCAGCGATCGCCCGGCGCATATGGTGGTCGAGTGGGACACCCGCAGCCAGTTTCGCCACCCGCGCCGGGTGATCTCGGCGCTGGCCGATGCGCGCACAGATTTCACCGCTCGGGTCGAGCTCACTGGGCTGCCGGCCGGTCAGGCGATTTTTTATCGGGTGTATTTCAAGGACGCGCAAACCGGCGTCGCCAGTGAACCGTGGCTGGGTCATCTGCGCAGCGCTCCGACGGCGCGGCGCAATATTCGCTTCGTCTGGAGCGGTGACACCGTCGGGCAGGGCTTCGGCATCAACCCGGACATCGGCGGCATGCGCATCTACGAAGCCATGCGTCTGCGCCTGCCGGACTTCTTTATCCACAGCGGCGACACCATCTACGCCGACGGCCCGGTGCCTGCTCAACTGACCACCGAAAACGGTCGGGTGTGGCGCAACCTCACCACTGAAGCTAAGAGCAAAGTCGCACAGACCCTCGACGACTATCGCGGCAACTACCGCTACAACCTGATGGACGAAAACATCCGTCGGTTCAATGCCGAGGTGCCGCAGATCTGGCAGTGGGACGACCATGAAGTGGTCAACAACTGGTCGCCGGGCAAGCAGCTCGACGAGCGTTATCAGGAGAAAGATATCCACACCCTGGTCGGGCGCGCACGCAAGGCGTGGCTGGAATATTCACCGATGCGCTTACAGACTGCCGACGGCGGCGGGCGGATTTATCGCAAGTTGAGCTATGGGCCGATGCTCGATGTGTTCGTGCTCGACATGCGCAGTTATCGCGGCGCCAATGACGACAACCTCGGCGCGGCGAAACCGTTTCTGGGGCGTGAGCAACTGGACTGGCTCAAGCGCGGTTTGAAGAAATCCAAAGCCCAGTGGAAGGTCATCGCCGCCGACATGCCGATTGGTCTTGGCGTGCCGGATGGCGAGGTCAGCCCGGGTGTCGCGCGTTGGGAGGCGGTGGCTAACGGTGACCCGGGACCGGCGCAGGGGCGCGAGGTGGAAATCGCCGAGTTGCTCGGATTCTTGCGTGCGCAGCATGTGCGCAATTTCGTCTTCCTCACGGCGGATGTGCATTACTGCGCGGCGCATCACTATCACCCCGATCGCGCGGCGTTTCAGGATTTTGAACCGTTCTGGGAGTTTGTCGCGGGGCCGCTGAATGCCGGGAGCTTTGGGCCTAATCCGCTGGATAAAACCTTTGGCCCGGAGGTGGTTTTCGAGAAAGCGCCGCCGGCGCAGAACACTTCGCCGTTTGCCGGGTTTCAGTTTTTTGGCGAGGTGAATATTGAAGGGGGGAGTGGGGAGATGAGTGTGGTGTTGCGGGATTTGAATGGGGTGGCGGTTTTTGAGAAAAAGTTGCAGCCGGTATGA
- a CDS encoding sulfite reductase flavoprotein subunit alpha has protein sequence MLKKTLFQLHWFFGITAGLVLALMGITGAAYSFQDEILRAMNPSVLQVEKQVAGVLPPVELVERIEATSGKKVSMLWVETDSGNAAKVFFTPPKGERRGEMRYFDPYTAEFMGDAVGQDFFGLMLQLHRFLAMGDTGRNITGACTLILLFFCLSGLYLRWPRQWNSWRVWLTLDWKKKGRAFNWDLHSVAGTWCLLVYLLLALTGLSWSYEWYNKGLTKLLSDAPQNERVRGGRGPAPEGPAPTADYAAMWSSIYSAAGPGLAAYNIRMPAVTGQPATVFYLLDSSPHDRALNQITLDPATGIVKRVDRYADKSFKAQLLTSIYALHVGSYFGLVGRIIITIAAVCMPLFFITGWLLYLDRRRKKKQIKDARKGFDQPAADASAWLIGFASQSGFAEQLAWQTAGQLQAAGLPVKVQPLANVSEQDLRESNNALFVVSTFGDGEAPDSARGFERKVLSKAATFDSLNYSVLGLGDRQYQHFCGFAKRLHQWLSEHGGKTLFAPVEVDSGDPYALRHWQTQLGLLTGQAPVDTWQAPSYDNWTLVRRELMNPDSSGAPVYLLGLSAPNTSSWLAGDLVEILPRNCPWAIEHFLDGLGIRGETTVKINGLDEPLEVALASRQLPEHRAHLVGLHAQSLVDAMVPLAMREYSIASIAADGVLELIVRQEQHADGTLGIGSGWLTEHAPVGGSISLRVRRNSGFHLPNEPLPMILLGNGTGLAGLRSLLKARIADGQQRQWLLFGERNREHDFLCRAELEEWLINGDLERLDLAFSRDQAEKVYVQDRLRESADELKKWLADGAVIYICGSLQGMASGVDQVLNDILGAAEVERLIEQGRYRRDVY, from the coding sequence GTGTTGAAGAAAACCCTGTTCCAGTTGCACTGGTTTTTTGGCATCACCGCAGGCTTGGTGCTGGCGTTGATGGGCATCACCGGCGCGGCCTATTCGTTTCAGGACGAAATCCTGCGGGCCATGAATCCCTCCGTTCTGCAGGTGGAAAAACAAGTCGCCGGCGTCCTGCCGCCCGTCGAACTGGTCGAGCGCATCGAAGCCACGTCCGGCAAAAAGGTCTCGATGCTTTGGGTCGAAACCGACAGCGGCAACGCCGCGAAAGTGTTCTTCACCCCGCCCAAGGGTGAACGTCGCGGTGAGATGCGCTACTTCGATCCGTACACCGCTGAGTTCATGGGCGACGCGGTCGGCCAGGATTTCTTCGGCCTGATGCTGCAACTGCACCGCTTCCTCGCCATGGGCGACACCGGGCGCAATATCACCGGCGCCTGCACATTGATCCTGTTGTTTTTCTGCCTCTCCGGTTTGTATCTGCGCTGGCCACGTCAGTGGAACAGCTGGCGCGTGTGGCTGACGCTGGACTGGAAGAAAAAGGGCCGCGCCTTCAATTGGGATCTGCATTCGGTGGCCGGCACCTGGTGCCTGTTGGTCTATCTGCTGCTGGCGCTGACCGGGTTATCGTGGTCGTACGAGTGGTACAACAAAGGCCTGACCAAGCTGCTTTCTGATGCGCCACAAAACGAGCGCGTGCGCGGTGGTCGTGGCCCGGCGCCGGAAGGTCCGGCACCAACCGCCGATTACGCAGCAATGTGGAGCAGTATCTACAGCGCGGCCGGCCCGGGACTGGCCGCGTACAACATCCGCATGCCGGCCGTCACAGGCCAACCGGCGACCGTGTTCTACCTGCTCGACAGCTCGCCGCATGATCGCGCACTGAACCAGATCACCCTCGACCCGGCCACCGGCATCGTCAAACGTGTCGATCGTTACGCCGACAAGAGCTTCAAGGCGCAATTGCTGACCAGCATTTATGCGCTGCACGTCGGCAGCTATTTCGGCCTGGTCGGGCGGATCATCATCACCATTGCGGCGGTGTGCATGCCGTTGTTCTTTATCACCGGCTGGCTGCTGTACCTCGATCGTCGGCGCAAGAAAAAGCAGATCAAGGATGCGCGCAAAGGATTCGATCAACCGGCCGCAGATGCTTCTGCGTGGCTGATCGGCTTCGCCAGCCAGAGCGGGTTTGCCGAGCAACTGGCGTGGCAGACCGCCGGGCAATTGCAGGCCGCCGGATTGCCAGTGAAAGTGCAGCCGCTGGCGAATGTCAGCGAACAGGATCTGCGTGAATCGAACAACGCGCTGTTTGTCGTCAGCACCTTCGGCGACGGCGAAGCCCCCGACAGCGCTCGCGGTTTTGAGCGCAAGGTGTTGAGCAAAGCAGCAACCTTCGACAGCCTGAATTACTCGGTGCTCGGTCTCGGCGATCGTCAGTATCAGCACTTCTGCGGCTTCGCCAAGCGCCTGCATCAGTGGCTGAGCGAACACGGCGGCAAGACCCTGTTCGCGCCGGTGGAAGTCGACAGCGGTGATCCGTATGCCCTGCGTCACTGGCAAACCCAACTCGGCCTGCTCACCGGGCAAGCACCGGTCGACACCTGGCAAGCCCCGAGCTACGACAACTGGACGCTGGTCCGCCGCGAACTGATGAACCCGGACAGCAGCGGCGCACCGGTTTATCTGTTGGGCTTAAGCGCACCGAACACCAGCAGTTGGCTGGCCGGTGATCTGGTCGAAATACTGCCGCGCAACTGCCCGTGGGCCATCGAGCATTTCCTTGACGGTCTCGGCATTCGCGGCGAGACCACGGTGAAAATCAACGGCCTCGACGAGCCGCTGGAAGTGGCACTGGCCTCGCGCCAATTGCCTGAGCATCGCGCCCATCTGGTCGGTTTGCATGCGCAATCGCTGGTCGATGCGATGGTGCCGCTGGCCATGCGCGAATACTCGATCGCCTCGATTGCCGCCGACGGCGTGCTGGAGTTGATCGTGCGTCAGGAACAGCATGCCGATGGCACGCTGGGCATCGGTTCTGGCTGGCTGACCGAACACGCCCCGGTGGGCGGCAGCATCAGTTTGCGGGTGCGGCGCAACAGTGGCTTCCACCTGCCGAACGAACCGCTGCCGATGATTCTGCTGGGTAACGGTACCGGTCTGGCCGGGCTGCGCAGTTTGCTCAAGGCGCGGATTGCCGATGGTCAACAGCGCCAGTGGCTGCTGTTTGGCGAGCGCAATCGTGAACACGATTTCCTCTGCCGCGCCGAGCTGGAAGAGTGGTTGATCAATGGTGATCTGGAGCGGCTGGATCTGGCGTTTTCGCGGGATCAGGCCGAGAAGGTTTATGTGCAGGATCGCTTGCGTGAGTCGGCTGACGAGTTGAAGAAATGGCTGGCGGACGGGGCGGTGATTTACATTTGTGGCAGTTTGCAGGGGATGGCTTCGGGGGTTGATCAGGTGCTTAACGACATTCTCGGGGCAGCCGAAGTGGAGCGGTTGATTGAGCAGGGTCGATATCGGCGTGATGTCTATTAA
- a CDS encoding TonB-dependent siderophore receptor, translating to MARQYAQLPVSSPRLLASAIGVAITAGSAGQMVFAAEKTDSKAAGNAIALDATAITGEAQDSTSYQVEKASSPKYTAPLVDTPRSVTVIPQQVLKDTGALNMQDALRTVPGITFGAGEGGNPQGDRPFIRGFDAQGDTYLDGVRDTGSQSREIFAVENIEVSKGPNSAIGGRGAAGGSINLVSKKAHLGNSFDGGFTYGSDQTQRYTLDGNYQFSDTAAGRLNLMSHESNVAGRDKVDYDRWGIAPSLAFGLGTDTRVNLDYYHLESNDTPDSGVPYTIPAGGSAARTKSNPDKPYAGGDHSNFYGLDRDFRKGRTDTATFAIEHDLSDSLTIKNTLRHGTSMQDYILTQPDDSKGNVNNGSVWRRANTRVSNTETTTNQTDLFGNFYVAGFKNSFSTGVEYTREESQKSSYNVNTDTTPRTSAATTNCNPGLIGAASGYNCTSLSNPNPNDPWNGAISRNYAGTDTQANTYALYVFDTLELSEQWLVNMGLRYDHFDTDYKTYNAAGRTTSKGDDTSEFVTGQFGVVYKPAENGSIYASYATSATPPGNTLGEGQEGNPLGGTPDRSGNLLSSDMEPETTKNYEIGTKWDLLNDRLSLTADIFRTEKENARVQVDTTSYENAGKTRVQGVELSASGKITDKWQVFAGYAFMDSEQVDGGPLGKANDGNELPNTPKNSASLWTTYQVTPKLTIGGGAFYVDDVYGSVANTTMVDSYVRYDAMAAYKLTKNVDLQLNVQNLTNETYYDKAFSTHFANQAAGRTALLSTNFHF from the coding sequence ATGGCACGTCAATACGCACAATTACCGGTCAGTTCACCACGTCTGCTCGCCTCTGCAATCGGTGTGGCAATCACCGCCGGCTCCGCTGGCCAGATGGTCTTCGCTGCGGAAAAAACCGACAGCAAAGCCGCCGGCAATGCCATCGCCCTGGACGCCACCGCCATCACCGGCGAAGCGCAGGACTCGACGTCCTACCAGGTCGAAAAAGCCTCCTCGCCCAAGTACACCGCGCCGCTGGTCGACACGCCGCGCTCGGTCACCGTTATTCCGCAACAAGTTCTGAAAGATACCGGCGCGCTGAACATGCAGGACGCGCTGCGCACCGTGCCGGGCATCACCTTCGGCGCCGGTGAAGGCGGTAACCCACAGGGCGACCGTCCGTTCATCCGTGGCTTCGACGCCCAGGGCGACACCTACCTCGACGGCGTGCGCGACACTGGTTCGCAGAGCCGCGAGATCTTCGCCGTGGAAAACATTGAAGTCAGCAAGGGCCCGAACTCCGCCATTGGCGGTCGCGGCGCGGCAGGCGGCAGCATCAACCTGGTGAGCAAGAAAGCGCACCTGGGCAACTCGTTCGACGGCGGCTTCACCTACGGCTCCGACCAGACTCAGCGCTACACCCTCGATGGCAACTACCAGTTCAGCGACACCGCCGCCGGCCGTCTGAACCTGATGAGCCACGAGAGCAACGTCGCCGGTCGCGACAAAGTCGATTACGACCGCTGGGGTATCGCACCGTCCTTGGCGTTTGGCCTGGGCACCGACACCCGCGTCAACCTCGATTACTACCATCTCGAAAGCAACGACACCCCGGATTCGGGCGTGCCGTACACCATTCCGGCCGGTGGCTCCGCTGCACGCACCAAGTCCAATCCGGACAAGCCCTACGCCGGCGGTGACCACAGCAATTTCTACGGTCTGGATCGCGATTTCCGCAAGGGCCGCACCGACACCGCGACCTTCGCCATCGAGCATGACCTGAGCGACTCGCTGACGATCAAGAACACCCTGCGTCACGGCACCAGCATGCAGGATTACATCCTGACCCAGCCGGACGACAGCAAGGGCAACGTCAACAATGGCAGCGTCTGGCGTCGGGCGAATACTCGGGTGAGCAACACCGAAACCACCACCAACCAGACTGACCTGTTCGGCAATTTCTACGTCGCTGGCTTCAAAAACAGCTTCTCCACTGGCGTTGAATACACCCGTGAGGAAAGCCAGAAGTCTTCGTACAACGTCAATACCGACACCACGCCGCGCACCAGCGCAGCGACCACTAACTGCAACCCGGGTCTGATCGGCGCAGCCAGCGGCTACAACTGCACCTCGCTGTCGAACCCGAACCCGAACGATCCGTGGAACGGCGCCATTTCGCGCAACTACGCCGGCACCGACACCCAGGCCAACACCTACGCGCTGTATGTGTTCGACACCCTGGAGCTGTCCGAGCAGTGGCTGGTGAACATGGGGCTGCGTTACGACCACTTCGATACCGACTATAAAACCTACAACGCCGCTGGCCGCACCACGTCCAAGGGCGATGACACCAGCGAATTCGTCACCGGTCAGTTTGGCGTCGTCTACAAGCCTGCGGAAAACGGCAGCATCTACGCGTCCTATGCCACCTCGGCCACACCACCGGGCAACACCCTGGGCGAAGGTCAGGAAGGCAACCCGCTGGGCGGCACCCCGGACCGCAGCGGCAACCTGCTGAGCAGCGACATGGAGCCGGAAACCACCAAGAACTATGAAATCGGCACCAAGTGGGATCTGCTCAACGATCGCCTGTCGCTGACCGCTGACATCTTCCGCACCGAGAAAGAAAACGCTCGTGTGCAAGTCGACACCACCTCGTACGAAAACGCCGGCAAGACCCGTGTGCAAGGTGTCGAACTGTCGGCCAGCGGCAAGATCACCGACAAGTGGCAAGTGTTCGCCGGTTACGCCTTCATGGACAGCGAACAAGTCGACGGCGGCCCGCTGGGCAAGGCCAACGATGGCAACGAATTGCCTAACACGCCGAAAAACAGTGCCAGCCTGTGGACCACTTACCAGGTCACGCCGAAGCTGACCATCGGTGGCGGTGCGTTCTACGTCGACGACGTGTACGGCAGCGTCGCCAACACCACCATGGTCGATTCGTATGTTCGCTACGACGCGATGGCGGCGTACAAGCTGACCAAGAACGTCGACCTGCAACTCAACGTGCAGAACCTGACCAACGAAACCTATTACGACAAAGCCTTCTCGACCCACTTCGCCAACCAGGCGGCGGGCCGTACGGCACTGTTGAGCACCAACTTCCACTTCTGA
- a CDS encoding Fe2+-dependent dioxygenase: MLLHIPALFAKDEVQRIRQALEQADWADGKITAGFQSAKAKHNLQLPEGHPLAKEIGAAMLERLWKNPLFMSAALPHKVFPPLVNCYTAGGSFDFHIDNAVRQPKGSIERVRTDLSATLFFSEPEDYDGGELEIQDTFGTQQVKLPAGDMVLYPGTSLHKVNAVTRGARYASFFWTQSLVREDSQRALLFEMDGAIQQLTSDMPDHPSLIRLTGTYHNLLRRWVEV; this comes from the coding sequence ATGCTGCTGCATATCCCCGCACTGTTCGCGAAAGACGAAGTGCAGCGCATTCGCCAGGCGTTGGAGCAGGCCGATTGGGCCGATGGCAAGATCACAGCGGGGTTTCAATCAGCCAAGGCCAAGCACAATCTGCAACTGCCCGAAGGCCATCCGCTGGCGAAGGAAATCGGTGCAGCGATGCTTGAACGGCTGTGGAAAAATCCGCTGTTCATGTCCGCCGCGCTGCCGCACAAAGTCTTCCCGCCGTTAGTGAACTGTTACACCGCCGGTGGCAGTTTCGATTTCCACATCGACAACGCCGTGCGCCAACCCAAGGGCAGCATCGAACGGGTGCGCACCGATCTTTCGGCGACGCTGTTCTTCAGCGAACCTGAGGATTACGACGGCGGCGAGCTGGAGATCCAGGACACCTTCGGCACGCAACAGGTGAAACTGCCGGCCGGTGATATGGTTTTGTACCCCGGCACCAGCCTGCACAAGGTTAACGCGGTCACTCGCGGTGCGCGTTATGCGTCGTTCTTCTGGACGCAAAGTCTGGTACGCGAAGACAGCCAGCGCGCGTTGCTGTTCGAGATGGATGGTGCGATTCAGCAGCTCACCAGCGACATGCCTGATCATCCTTCGCTGATTCGCCTCACCGGTACGTATCACAACCTGCTGCGGCGCTGGGTTGAGGTATGA
- a CDS encoding tetratricopeptide repeat protein, with the protein MSFRLRREEVLSGEQLSAMLVESPARAAQAILLAAGEGEAEAQALLGQILLDGQGIAQDQPLALRWFGIAAGRGHLMARNMLGRCHEHGWGCSADAAIAAQHYRIAAEAGLDWAMYNLANLLATGRGVAVDHLQALALYRRAAELGHAKSMNLLGRYLEEGQVCPADLSAARDWYRRSAEGGDFRGQFSFAAVLADEGRIDQAVDWLEKALAGGNLNFLRVASQTLSGATDPRIQGMAARFALRCQ; encoded by the coding sequence ATGAGTTTCCGATTGCGTCGCGAGGAAGTCCTCAGCGGCGAACAACTCAGCGCTATGCTTGTAGAAAGCCCGGCACGCGCGGCGCAGGCAATTTTGCTTGCGGCGGGTGAGGGCGAGGCTGAAGCGCAGGCCTTGCTTGGGCAAATTCTTCTGGACGGCCAGGGCATCGCACAGGATCAACCGTTGGCGCTGCGCTGGTTCGGTATCGCCGCCGGGCGCGGGCATTTGATGGCGCGCAACATGCTCGGGCGCTGCCACGAGCACGGCTGGGGTTGTTCGGCAGATGCGGCGATTGCCGCGCAGCACTACCGGATTGCAGCGGAGGCCGGGTTGGATTGGGCGATGTACAACCTCGCCAATCTGCTGGCGACCGGGCGGGGTGTTGCAGTGGATCATCTGCAGGCGCTGGCGTTGTATCGGCGTGCGGCTGAATTGGGCCATGCGAAATCGATGAATCTGCTGGGGCGGTATCTGGAGGAAGGGCAGGTGTGCCCGGCGGATCTATCAGCAGCGCGCGACTGGTATCGGCGTTCGGCTGAGGGCGGGGATTTTCGCGGGCAGTTCAGTTTCGCTGCAGTTTTAGCGGATGAGGGGCGGATTGATCAGGCGGTGGATTGGCTTGAGAAAGCTTTGGCCGGCGGCAATCTGAATTTTCTGCGGGTGGCGAGTCAGACGCTGTCAGGTGCGACAGATCCCAGGATTCAGGGGATGGCTGCTCGGTTCGCGCTTCGGTGCCAATAG
- a CDS encoding type III PLP-dependent enzyme, with product MSIQVEDYFARATFDKMKAFADKQETPFVVIDTAMISQAYDDLRAGFEFAKVYYAVKANPAVEIIDLLKEKGSSFDIASIYELDKVMDRGVSADRISYGNTIKKSKDIRYFYEKGVRLFSTDSEADLRNIAKAAPGSKVYVRILTEGSTTADWPLSRKFGCQTDMAMDLLILARDLGLVPYGISFHVGSQQRDISVWDAAIAKVKVIFERLKEEDGIHLKLINMGGGFPANYITRTNSLETYAEEIIRFLKEDFGDDLPEIILEPGRSLIANAGILVSEVVLVARKSRTAVERWVYTDVGKFSGLIETMDEAIKFPIWTEKKGEMEEVVIAGPTCDSADIMYENYKYGLPLNLAIGDRLYWLSTGAYTTSYSAVEFNGFPPLKSFYV from the coding sequence ATGTCGATCCAGGTCGAAGACTATTTCGCGCGCGCTACATTCGACAAAATGAAGGCGTTTGCCGACAAACAGGAAACCCCGTTCGTGGTGATCGACACCGCGATGATCAGCCAGGCCTACGATGACCTGCGCGCCGGTTTCGAATTCGCCAAGGTCTACTACGCGGTCAAGGCCAACCCGGCCGTCGAGATCATCGACCTGCTCAAAGAGAAAGGTTCGAGCTTCGACATCGCCTCCATCTATGAGCTGGACAAAGTGATGGATCGCGGCGTCAGCGCCGACCGTATCAGCTACGGCAACACCATCAAGAAATCCAAGGACATCCGCTACTTCTACGAGAAGGGCGTGCGTCTGTTCTCCACCGACTCCGAAGCCGACCTGCGCAACATCGCCAAGGCTGCACCGGGTTCGAAAGTCTATGTGCGCATCCTCACCGAAGGCTCGACCACGGCTGACTGGCCGCTGTCGCGCAAATTCGGCTGCCAGACCGACATGGCCATGGACCTGCTGATCCTCGCCCGCGACCTCGGTCTGGTGCCTTACGGCATCTCGTTCCACGTTGGCTCGCAGCAACGCGACATCAGCGTCTGGGACGCAGCGATCGCCAAGGTCAAAGTAATCTTCGAGCGTCTGAAAGAAGAAGACGGCATCCACCTGAAGCTGATCAACATGGGCGGTGGCTTCCCGGCCAACTACATCACCCGCACCAACAGCCTGGAAACCTACGCCGAAGAAATCATCCGCTTCCTGAAAGAAGACTTCGGAGATGACTTGCCGGAAATCATTCTCGAGCCGGGCCGTTCGTTGATCGCCAACGCCGGCATTCTGGTCAGCGAAGTGGTATTGGTTGCACGCAAGTCGCGCACTGCCGTTGAACGTTGGGTTTACACCGATGTGGGCAAGTTTTCCGGCCTGATCGAAACCATGGACGAAGCGATCAAGTTCCCGATCTGGACCGAGAAGAAAGGCGAGATGGAGGAAGTCGTGATCGCCGGCCCTACCTGCGACAGCGCCGACATCATGTACGAGAACTACAAGTACGGTCTGCCGCTGAACCTGGCGATTGGTGATCGTCTTTACTGGTTGTCGACCGGTGCGTACACCACCAGTTACAGCGCGGTTGAGTTCAATGGCTTCCCGCCGTTGAAGTCGTTTTACGTGTAA